One genomic window of Deinococcus aerophilus includes the following:
- a CDS encoding ABC transporter permease, with the protein MLNFTIRRLIQIPLVMLVLSVIVIGLTQLLSPEQRAAPYIRSEQQAARLEQIITERGLRDPFPVQYGRWFSNTIRGDLGFSKASGKDVIPTIQERLPNTIELTLVTALPILLLSIWLGTLSALHKDKLLDQILRVLVVFGYSLPTFVLGIVLLAVFYAYLGWLPGAGQLEIINQFAVGDLRRYTGMMSIDAALNGRWDIAWDALRHMILPAVTLMIVLSANLVKVMRNSMLEVLTSDYVRTARAKGLSSRVVNGKHARRNALLPIVTLGGFLVIGLLGGSIITETIFAYPGIGQWFVQSALQLDIAGVLGFTLLSALLVVVMSTAVDILYGVIDPRVRFH; encoded by the coding sequence ATGCTGAACTTCACCATCCGACGGCTGATCCAGATTCCGCTGGTCATGCTTGTCCTGTCCGTCATCGTCATCGGGCTGACACAGTTGCTGTCGCCCGAGCAACGCGCCGCGCCGTACATCCGTTCCGAACAGCAGGCCGCACGTCTGGAACAGATCATCACGGAACGCGGCCTGCGCGACCCCTTTCCGGTCCAGTACGGGCGCTGGTTTTCCAACACCATCCGCGGCGACCTGGGCTTTTCCAAGGCCAGTGGCAAGGACGTGATTCCCACCATCCAGGAACGTCTGCCGAACACCATTGAGCTGACGCTGGTCACCGCGCTTCCCATTCTGCTGCTGTCCATCTGGCTGGGCACGCTGAGCGCCCTGCACAAGGACAAGCTGCTTGACCAAATCCTGCGTGTGCTGGTGGTCTTTGGCTACAGTCTGCCCACCTTCGTGCTGGGCATCGTGCTGCTGGCGGTGTTCTATGCGTATCTGGGCTGGCTGCCCGGCGCCGGACAGCTGGAGATCATCAACCAGTTTGCCGTGGGCGACCTGCGGCGCTATACCGGCATGATGTCGATAGACGCCGCGCTCAACGGCCGCTGGGACATCGCTTGGGACGCGCTGCGCCACATGATCCTGCCCGCCGTGACGCTGATGATCGTCCTGAGCGCCAACCTGGTCAAGGTGATGCGCAACAGCATGCTGGAAGTGCTGACCAGCGATTACGTGCGTACGGCCCGGGCCAAGGGCCTGTCCTCGCGGGTGGTGAACGGCAAGCACGCCCGCCGCAACGCCCTGCTGCCCATCGTGACGCTGGGCGGCTTCCTGGTGATCGGGCTGCTGGGCGGCTCGATCATCACCGAGACCATTTTCGCCTACCCCGGCATCGGGCAGTGGTTTGTGCAATCCGCGCTGCAGCTGGACATTGCCGGCGTGCTGGGCTTCACGCTGCTCTCGGCCCTGTTGGTGGTCGTGATGAGCACCGCCGTGGACATCCTGTACGGCGTGATCGACCCGCGCGTGAGGTTCCACTGA